The genomic region TTGCGGATCATCTGCCGCAATCCCGAAAGGCCGTGAAAGCGCAGCAAGAACCACAGCTTCAGGGCGCGAAAGCGCCGGCCCAGCGGAACAGACCATTCGGAATAATTGATGATCCCGTCCTGCCCGTGCGTCATCAGATATTCCGGCTGAATTGCCAATGTGCGTACCAAGTCGTCGGGGCTGCGGACGAAATGGGCGGAGCAGTCGAACTGGGCACCCAGCCATTTGTGCGGATTGAAGACGACCGAATCGGCGCCCTCGACGCCTTGCCACAGATGGCGAAATTCCTCGCAGATCATCGCCGCGCCCGCCCAGGCCGCATCGACATGGACGTAGAGCCCGTGTTCACGGGCGACGCGGACGACCTCGGCGATGTCGTCGCAGGCGCCGGTGCTGGTGCCGCCGGTGCAGGCGATAATGCCCGCCGGGAGATAGCCCGCCTTGCGATCCGCCTCGATCGCGCTCGCAAGAGCGGTGCAATCCATCGCCCGACGCTCGCCGACGGTCGGTATCCGGACAAGATTCTCTTCCCCTATCCCGCTCACCCAGATGGCGCGGTCGATCGAGGTGTGGACCTGATCGGAGGAATAGATGCGGACACTGGGATTGCCGGCGAGCCCTGCCCGATTGCCGTTCCAGGCAAGAGCCTTTTCGCGCATCACAAGGACCGCGGCGAGCGTGGCGGAGGACGCGGAATCCTGGATGACGCCGGAAAAGCTGGCAGACAGGCCGATCGCCTGCCGGAGCCAATCGAGCATCTTCGTCTCGAGCTCGGTCGCCGCCGGCGAGGTCTGCCAGAGCATGCATTGCGCGGCAACCGCAGTGACAAGATATTCGGCGACGACGGAGACGGGCGCGGCATTGGCCGGGAAATAGGCGAAGAAACGTGGGTGCTGCCAATGGGTCATGCCCGGCATGACAATCGTCTCGAAGTCCTCGAAGATCCGCTCCATCGACTCACCGGATTCCGGAGGAGATTGTGCGATTTGGCCCGCTATCTCACCGGCAGTCGTCTGCGCTCGGACGGGACGGTCCCGAAGCGATTGCCGATAGTCCACACCCCAATCCGCGGCCTTGGCCGACCAATATCTGAACGTTGCCTCGTCCATCGTTCCCTCCCTTTCCATGTTGCGGTTCCATCCATGCTGGAACTTTTGTAGCGTGACGCCGAATCCGCCCTACTGGCCGAGACGCTACAGCGCCGCGCGTCTTATCAGACGCGCAAAGGACGCTGTAGCACTTTGAATTGCTGCATGTTTTTGTCCTTTAATCGGCTACGATTAAAGGCAACATGCAGTAGGACCCCCCAAGAGGATTCACGCGCAATAAGGATGTTCGTTCGTGACAGAAATCAACCATAGAAGAGCCGACCACCCGATCCACTCGATCTTCCTGGAGCGCTGGTCGCCGCGCGCCTTTACCGGCGAGGAAATCAGCGAAAAAGATCTGCTTGCCCTGTTTGAGGCGGCTCGTTGGGCGCCTTCGGCGAGCAACAACCAGCCCTGGCGCTTCGTCTATGCCCGCCGCGGCACCGAGCACTTTGCGTCGCTCTTAGACATTCTCGATGAAAGCAACCAGCGCTGGGCGAAAAACGCCTCGGCGATCGTGATCATTCTTTCGAAGACCCACAGGCTTACGTCAAACGGCGAGATGCGGACGGCCTACACCCATGCCTTCGACACCGGTGCCGCATGGTTCGCGCTCGCGCTGCAGACGCAACTTGTCGGCTTGCACGCGCATGCGATGGCGGGAATCGACCGGGACAAGGCCATGCGCGTGCTCGGCGTGCCGGAGCATTATCGGGTCGAAGCCGCGGTCGCGATCGGCAAACTTGCCGACCCGTCGACGCTTCCGGACGACCTGCGCGAGCGGGAAAAACCGAGCCAGCGCAAGCCGCTTGCCGATATCGTTTTCGAAGGCCAGTTCAAGGCCGACTGATCACGCAAAAGAAAACCGGCGCCTTTCGGCGCCGGCCAAATCTGCATCCTGGGATCAAGCAGATCAGATATCGAGATTGGCGACGCTGAGAGCGTTTTCCTGGATGAAATCGCGCCGCGGCTCCACCTCGTCGCCCATCAGGCGCGAGAATAAACCGTCGGCGTCGGTCGCATCGGCAACCCTGACCTGCAGCAGCGAACGGACGTTCGGATCGAGCGTCGTTTCCCAGAGCTGCTCGGCATTCATCTCGCCGAGACCCTTATAGCGCTGCATCGAGAGGCCCTTGCGGCCGGCCGCGAAAATCGCGTCGAGCAGGGCACGCGGTCCGCTGATGTCCTGGGTGCCGTCACGGCGGCGCAATACCGGCGGTTCGGAATAGACTTCCTTCAGTTTCGCCGTCAGCTGATCGATATGGCGGGCATCGGAAGAGCCGATCAGCGCCATGTCGAGTATCGCGACTTCCTTGACGCCGCGAACCATGCGCTCAAGTTTCAGGCCGCCTTCCGCAGTGACCGTTCCGGTCCAGCCGCGCTCGGTCTCCTCGGCGATGACGTCGAGTCGGCGCGCCACTTCCGCCGCCACATCCTGATATTCATCGCGCCGGCCATTCAGTTCGACGTTCAGCGCGCCGGCAATGGCAGCCTGCTCGACGATCGCCCGGTTGTAGCGGGAATGCAGCCCGTCCATCAGCGAGCGCAGGCGCAGCGCGTCGTTGATGACTTCACGCAGGTCCTGTCCGGCTCTCACTTCGCCGGACGCGAGCGCCAGCGACGCTTCCTCGAGGCCCATGCTGATCAGGTAATCTTCGAGTGCCTTCTCGTCCTTCAGGTACTGCGTGGATTTGCCGCGCGTCACCTTGTAGAGCGGCGGCTGGGCGATATAGAGGTGCCCGCGCTCGATCAGCTCCGGCATCTGCCGGAAGAAGAAGGTGAGCAGCAGCGTGCGGATGTGGGCGCCGTCGACGTCGGCATCCGTCATGATGATGATCTTGTGATAGCGCAGCTTGTCGGCGTTGAACTCGTCCTTGCCGATCGAGGTGCCGAGCGCCGTGATCAGCGTGCCGATTTCCTGGCTCGAAAGCATCTTGTCGAAGCGCGCGCGCTCGACGTTCAGGATCTTGCCGCGCAGCGGAAGGATAGCCTGGTTTTCGCGCGAACGCCCTTGCTTGGCCGATCCACCTGCCGAATCGCCCTCCACCAGGAACACTTCCGATTTCGCCGGGTCGCGCTCGGAACAGTCGGCGAGCTTGCCGGGCAGCGAAGAGATATCGAGCGCACCCTTGCGGCGTGTTAACTCGCGCGCCTTGCGCGCCGCTTCGCGCGCCGCGGCCGCCTCGACGACCTTGCCGACGAGTATCTTGGCCTCGCTTGGGTGCTCCTCGAACCACGTGCTCAGTGCTTCGTTCACCAAGCTCTCGACCACAGGTCGGACCTCGGAAGAAACGAGCTTGTCCTTGGTCTGCGAGGAAAACTTCGGATCCGGCACCTTGACAGAGAGAACCGCCGTCAAGCCTTCACGGCAATCCTCACCCTGAAGCGTGACCTTTTCCCTTTTGGTGATTCCGGATGAATCGGCATAGGAGGTCACCTGGCGTGTCAGCGCGCCGCGGAAGCCGGCCATATGAGTGCCGCCGTCACGCTGCGGAATGTTGTTGGTGAAGCAGAGCACGTTTTCATGGTAGCTGTCGTTCCACCACATCGCCACCTCAACGGTAATGCCGTCCTTCTCGCCACGGATCGAGACCGGATTGTGCACAAGGGGCTTTTTGGCGCGATCGAGATAGGCGACGAACGCCTCCAGCCCGCCTTCATACATCAACTCGTCGCGGCGGATATCCGAATGACGCTTGTCGGTAAGCACGATACGGACGCCGGAATTCAGGAAGGCTAGTTCGCGCAGGCGGTGCTCGAGCGTCGAATAGTCGAATTCGACGTTCGAGAAGGTCTGCTCGCTAGGCAGGAAGGTGACCTCCGTGCCGGTGTCGGTGCCGGCATCGCCCGTCACTTGAAGCGGGCCGTCGGCAACCCCGTGGGTGAAGCTCATTTCGTGGATCTTGCCGTTGCGGCGGATCTTGAGCTTCAAGGACGTGGAAAGTGCGTTGACGACCGAAACGCCGACGCCATGCAGGCCGCCCGAGACTTTGTAGGAATTCTGGTCGAATTTTCCGCCGGCGTGAAGCTGGGTCATGATGACCTCGGCGGCGGACACGCCTTCCCCCTTGTGAATATCCGTCGGGATGCCGCGGCCGTTGTCAGTGACCGTAACCGAACCATCGGGATTGAGGGTTACCGTGACGATATCCGCATGACCGGCCAGCGCTTCGTCGATCGCATTGTCGACGACCTCATAGACCATGTGGTGCAGACCGGAGCCATCGTCGGTGTCGCCGATATACATGCCCGGCCGCTTGCGGACGGCATCGAGCCCTTTCAACACCTTGATGGAATCGGCACCATATTCGGCGATGGCGCCGGTTTCGGTCTCAGGAAAATCGGTCATTCGGCTTCAGGTCTTTCCAGGTTACGAACGTCGTGATTCGGTGCGAATCACAGCGCGGAGGCCTCACGGACTATAGGAAATTTGTCCACAGCTTCCAAATCCCGGGCCGCGCTTGGCGGTCGGGAACAGGCTTTCATCCCCTGTCATTATCAGGAATTGTGGCTTTTTCCAAAATATCTTCCAGAGCCCTGATCGTCTCTTCCGACAAACCGCGTATCTGTCCGCTCAGCCGGTTGGCAAATGCGGTGTGGCCGGGTGGCAGGCCGGACGTATCGAGCACCACCTTCGGGTCGGAGATATCGGCGATCCGGAAGAGCTCGTCCGCCTCGTCCCAGATCACATTGAAATAGCCGGCGACGCGCTGCAGAAAGTCGAAGCTCGGCGCACCACGCTTGCCGTGCTCCAGCGCCGAAAGATAGGCCGCGGAAACACCGATCGCCGCCGCCATCTGCTTTTGCGACACACCCTTTTTGCGCCGCAGCTCGCGCATGGCCTCGCCAAATGGCGTCATGTCGCACTTCCCTTGGCGCGCGCCAGGCGGACATAGAGCGCGCCCTCACCCCCGTGACTTCGCGCCGCCGGCTCATAGGACGAGATCAGCGGACGAAACTCCGGCAGCGAAAACCAGAGCGGCACCGCCCGCTTCAGCGCACCGTCGCTTCCGAGCGACGTGCCCTTGCCGGTGATCACCAGGACGTGTCGAAGGCCACGCTCGTGCGCCTTCAGGAGAAACTGCAGGAGCAGGCCGTGCGCTTCGCTCTGGATCATGCCGTGGAGGTCGATCCGCGCTTCGAGCGCCACACGGCCCTTTGCGAGCTTGCGCTTCACCGGCCTTTCAAGCGGATGGTGGCGGCGCTCGGCCTTGCCTTTGCTGAGCGTGAAGCCCGGTTCGGCCTTTTCGTGCGGTGTTGTCGCGACCTTCGACGAATCCGGCGCTGCCGGCGCAACCTCTTCGCTCTCGCCAAGCAGATCCGCGAGATCTTCGAGACGGCCAGGCATTGGCCGGGTCGAACGTGCAACCTTCCCCCAAAGAATGCGATCCTCCGGCGAAAGCTTCTTTTCCCTAGCCATGGCGGTATCTGGCCGCGGCTGTTCTAGGGACGAAGATGAAGAAGTCCGCGGCATTGCGGACGGATCCCGCGAGATTGCCCGCCTCATCGCCGGAGCCGGTGAAAATGTCTCCGCGCGCGGGGCCGACGATCGCCGAACCCGTGTCCAACGCAAGCATCAGACGCGCGAACGACCGTCCGCCGTCGAGATGGGTAACGGTCTCGCTCGCAATATAGAAGGGAACGCCGAAGGTATGGATCAGCCGATCGACGGCCAGCGATCGACCGGGCTCCAGCGGGACCTTCGCTGCGGCAACCGGGCCCAAGCCATCATCATCTACCGACGCCTCGCGGAAAAAGATGAAGGAGCGGTTGTGCCACAGGATCTCGTCCACCCTTTCGGGATGTGCCGCAAGCCAGGCGCGGATGGTGGCCATCGATACGGTCGCGGCATCGATTTCGCCGCGATCGATCAGCAGCTTTCCGATTGCGGAAAAACGGTGCCCGGTCTTTGCCGCATAGGTGATGCGCCGGCGCTTTCCATTCGGATAGACGAGCCGGGCCGCACCCTGGACATGAACGAAAAAGACGTCGACCTTCGACCGGGCATAGGCGATCTCAAGCCCGCGCCCCGCGAGAAAGCCCCGCTCGATCGCCTCGCGGTCCGGGTATTCCTCGATCTCGTCGCCACGAAGGCGCCCGAAGGCGAAATACGGATCCATGCCATGCGGCCGGTTCGCGTCGTCGATGTCGATCAAATCGCCCGGCTGGCGGTAGAGGGGGAAGCGAAAAATCTCGTCCGCTTCGGCACGGACCTCGATCTCCGGCTCGTAAAAAGCGGTAACGAATCCCCTGCCGCTCTCGCCGGTTCGAACCCTGAATGGAAGAAACTGCTCCTCGAAAAAGGCGCGCGCCGCAGCTGCGTCTGAGACTTGCGCGCGGGCGGCCTCGAAAGCAGGCAACAGGTCCGCCACGGAAATGCCGAGTGAGCCTGTCTTGTAGGGTTTCGCCGTGGTGACGTGACGATGGCAGCGGCGAAGGGCGGCAATAACAGGTGTCGGATCGTCGGCCTGCCAGCCGGGCAGTTCGGAAAAGGCGACCGGCTCCAAATGAAAGGCCATGCTCGCCTCAGTTTTCCGTAGCGATCAGTTTCCAGTTGGGATCGCGCGATCGAATATCACGCGAAAAGGTCCAAAGGTCGTTCACTTCGGCAACGGAGTCCGCATCGCCGTCGATCAGTTTGCCCTGCTTGTCATAGGTGGCCGAGATGAGCTGGCTGATGATCCGGACGGTGATATTTTCCTCGTTGTCCTTGATCTCGGCATGGGTGATGTCGGCCTTCTCGATGCCGACAAAAGTCGACTTGACCACCTCGCCCTTGGCTTCCCGTTCGGAAATGGCGGCATCGAAGCCCTCATAGACCTCGCGCGACAGCAGTCCCTTCAGTGTCTTGCGGTCGCCGTCGGCGAAAGCCATGACGATCATCTCATAGGCCATCTTGGCGCCGTTGACGAAGTCCTCCGGATTGAAGCTGCGGTCGGCGTCGCTCAAGGCCCTGAGTTGGCCGTTCAAAGGCGTGCCCGCCTTGGCGACGGCATCGATGGCCGCGTAGCGAGACTCGTCTTCGACGGCGCTTTCGCGGCGTGGAAGTTGCACGACCTTGCCATTGTCGGCGCCCTCCGGACCCTTGCTCACCTCGCGCGGCGAATAGGGATCGAAAGGCGGGCGTTCACTGCCGGTCCGGCGCCCCAGAACGCTGCGCAACTGCAGAAAGATGACCACGGCAGCGATCAGGAAAAAAAACGTGATGAAGTCAAAAGAGCCCATTTCCACCCGGAACCGCTGTTAGATTTTCTTTTACTATCCCATATAGTCCGCAAGGATAAACCATTCAAATGGCGATGTCGCACCCTTAAACCGGAGGCCAACCAATTGCACGAAACTTCTGACGAGTGCCGTCGATGCGTTCCTTGATCCTTCCGCTCGTCATCCTCGGGCTGCCGCTCGCGGAAATCGCCGGCTTCGTCATCGTCGGTCGCGAAGTTGGGCTGCTCATGACGCTGCTCCTCGTATTCCTGAGCGGCGCAGTCGGTATCGCGCTGCTACGCGTCCAGGGTTTCGAGGTGTTTCGCCGCGTTCAGGAATCCGCTCGGGCGGGCCGCGACCCGGGCCGCGAGGTTCTCGAGGGTGCGCTGGTTTTCGTCGCCGCTATCCTCCTGATCGTGCCAGGCTTCATCAGCGACATCATTGGCCTCATCTTGTTCCTACCACCGGTAAGGCGTGCTGTCGCCACATTCCTGCAGACAAGAATGACTATAGTGACGGCCGGAACGGGTTTCTACCGCTCTGGTCCTGGCGGACGCGAAGAACGCACCGGACCGCACGTCATCGACCTGAACGAAGACGAATTCTCCCGCGAGAAGAAGGATGACGACGGGTCCTCGCCGACGAACCGGATCTCCCGGTAGAAATCTAAAACGATAGCAAGCGGGATAGCGTCTTCGCGCTTCTACAGCGCAGCGAGTACGATCTAGGGAACATGCAGTAGCCCATCGGCGTGGCAACAGGTCTATAATATACGCCGCACGCTACGGGAAAGGGCGAAAATCGCTTGTCCCGCTCCCCAAGAGAGGCCCGGGCGGCAAGGGTTGTAAGCCCATGCCCGAAATGATAGATGGCCTCACTGATTTGAAGTCCGAGGAAACCCTTATGACGACTGATACCGCATCCACTGGCAACGGCGGCACGCAGCAAAGCCCCGCGCTCAACATCCTGGCCCAGTATGTCAAGGATCTTTCCTTCGAGAATCCCGGTGCGCCGCGTTCTCTGCAGGCTCGTGAACGTGCGCCGTCGATCAACATCAATGTCAACGTCAACGCCAATCCGCTCGCCGAGAACGATTTCGATGTCGTTCTGTCACTGAACGCGGAAGCGAAGGACGGCGACAAGGTTCTGTTCAACGTCGAACTCGCCTACGGCGGTGTGTTCCGCGTTTCCGGTTTCCCGCAGGAACACATGCTGCCGCTGCTCTTCATTGAGTGCCCGCGTCTGCTCTTCCCCTTTGCACGCCAGATCGTCTCCGACGCAACCCGTAACGGCGGCTTCCCGCCGCTGATGATCGACCCGATCGATTTTGCGCAGATGTTTGCCCAGCGCATGGCCGAGGAAAAGGTCCGCGCTCAGGTCGCCAACAGCAACGACACGGCCAACTGATCGGCCATCCAACTCTTTGGACGACGCAATTCCGGACGGAAAACGTTACGCACTCTTCTGGAATTGCTTTACCCTTGAGGAAAAGGCCCGGTTTTCGCCGGGCCTTTTTCATTCAGCACTCGTATTTCGACCAGATTGCCTTGGTGCCGATCTTGGCGATAAGGGCGGCATGCGCCGCAATCTCGACCTCCGTCAACCGGGCGGGCAAGGGTCTCGGTCTCTGCAGGACGATAATCGGCCCCTCCTCCGCTTCGATCGTCTGGCCTCCGGCCACGCCCGTCACGAGGCCGAGCGCCGCCTGCCGGCCGCCGATCATCTCGATGTAGACTTCCGCGAGCAGTTCCGAATCGAGCAGCGCGCCGTGCTTGGCGCGATGAGAATTGTCGATGCCATACCGGCGGCAGAGGGCATCGAGCGAATTCGGACCCATCGGATGTTTTCGCCTGGCAAGCACGAGGGTGTCCGTCACCAGTTCACCTGCCACCGGCGGAAGGCCCAAACGGGCAAATTCGGTATTGATAAAGCTGATGTCGAACGTCGCGTTGTGCGCCACCCAGCGCGCGCCGCCGAAGAAATCAAGGATCTGGTCGGCGACATCGGCAAAGGTGGGCTTGTCCTTCAGGAACTCGTCGGTGATGCCGTGAACGGCCAAGGCATCCGGATGGACCTTGCGGTCGCCCGGATTGATGTAGAGATGCAGCGTGCGCCCCGTCGGAAACTGGTTCTCGAGCTCGACGCCGCCAATTTCGATCACGCGGTCATCGCGGCTGTCGAGGCCGGTCGTTTCCGTGTCGAAGATGATTTCACGCATACAATCTCTCCTGGGTCACGCTGGATCGGAGCGAATCAATCCGGAACCACGCGTGACTGATTCTAGCAACTTGAATGGCCGTCTGGCGCAAAAATCCGCCGCGCATGCGGCCCATCCGCTAGCTCGCGCGCAATCGGTCGACGACCGACCGAATTTGCTCTCGGGTGACATC from Sinorhizobium garamanticum harbors:
- a CDS encoding pyridoxal phosphate-dependent decarboxylase family protein; the encoded protein is MDEATFRYWSAKAADWGVDYRQSLRDRPVRAQTTAGEIAGQIAQSPPESGESMERIFEDFETIVMPGMTHWQHPRFFAYFPANAAPVSVVAEYLVTAVAAQCMLWQTSPAATELETKMLDWLRQAIGLSASFSGVIQDSASSATLAAVLVMREKALAWNGNRAGLAGNPSVRIYSSDQVHTSIDRAIWVSGIGEENLVRIPTVGERRAMDCTALASAIEADRKAGYLPAGIIACTGGTSTGACDDIAEVVRVAREHGLYVHVDAAWAGAAMICEEFRHLWQGVEGADSVVFNPHKWLGAQFDCSAHFVRSPDDLVRTLAIQPEYLMTHGQDGIINYSEWSVPLGRRFRALKLWFLLRFHGLSGLRQMIRNHVRWAEALAERLRNEPGFEIVTEPVLSLFSFRHAGGSDADAHNLALVKAINDDGRIYLTQTRVDGRIAIRFQAGQFSMAEEDAETAFTTIVELAKKIV
- the mltA gene encoding murein transglycosylase A, yielding MAFHLEPVAFSELPGWQADDPTPVIAALRRCHRHVTTAKPYKTGSLGISVADLLPAFEAARAQVSDAAAARAFFEEQFLPFRVRTGESGRGFVTAFYEPEIEVRAEADEIFRFPLYRQPGDLIDIDDANRPHGMDPYFAFGRLRGDEIEEYPDREAIERGFLAGRGLEIAYARSKVDVFFVHVQGAARLVYPNGKRRRITYAAKTGHRFSAIGKLLIDRGEIDAATVSMATIRAWLAAHPERVDEILWHNRSFIFFREASVDDDGLGPVAAAKVPLEPGRSLAVDRLIHTFGVPFYIASETVTHLDGGRSFARLMLALDTGSAIVGPARGDIFTGSGDEAGNLAGSVRNAADFFIFVPRTAAARYRHG
- a CDS encoding FxsA family protein → MRSLILPLVILGLPLAEIAGFVIVGREVGLLMTLLLVFLSGAVGIALLRVQGFEVFRRVQESARAGRDPGREVLEGALVFVAAILLIVPGFISDIIGLILFLPPVRRAVATFLQTRMTIVTAGTGFYRSGPGGREERTGPHVIDLNEDEFSREKKDDDGSSPTNRISR
- a CDS encoding Tim44/TimA family putative adaptor protein, with product MGSFDFITFFFLIAAVVIFLQLRSVLGRRTGSERPPFDPYSPREVSKGPEGADNGKVVQLPRRESAVEDESRYAAIDAVAKAGTPLNGQLRALSDADRSFNPEDFVNGAKMAYEMIVMAFADGDRKTLKGLLSREVYEGFDAAISEREAKGEVVKSTFVGIEKADITHAEIKDNEENITVRIISQLISATYDKQGKLIDGDADSVAEVNDLWTFSRDIRSRDPNWKLIATEN
- the dnaQ gene encoding DNA polymerase III subunit epsilon, which gives rise to MREIIFDTETTGLDSRDDRVIEIGGVELENQFPTGRTLHLYINPGDRKVHPDALAVHGITDEFLKDKPTFADVADQILDFFGGARWVAHNATFDISFINTEFARLGLPPVAGELVTDTLVLARRKHPMGPNSLDALCRRYGIDNSHRAKHGALLDSELLAEVYIEMIGGRQAALGLVTGVAGGQTIEAEEGPIIVLQRPRPLPARLTEVEIAAHAALIAKIGTKAIWSKYEC
- a CDS encoding nitroreductase family protein; protein product: MTEINHRRADHPIHSIFLERWSPRAFTGEEISEKDLLALFEAARWAPSASNNQPWRFVYARRGTEHFASLLDILDESNQRWAKNASAIVIILSKTHRLTSNGEMRTAYTHAFDTGAAWFALALQTQLVGLHAHAMAGIDRDKAMRVLGVPEHYRVEAAVAIGKLADPSTLPDDLREREKPSQRKPLADIVFEGQFKAD
- the gyrB gene encoding DNA topoisomerase (ATP-hydrolyzing) subunit B, with product MTDFPETETGAIAEYGADSIKVLKGLDAVRKRPGMYIGDTDDGSGLHHMVYEVVDNAIDEALAGHADIVTVTLNPDGSVTVTDNGRGIPTDIHKGEGVSAAEVIMTQLHAGGKFDQNSYKVSGGLHGVGVSVVNALSTSLKLKIRRNGKIHEMSFTHGVADGPLQVTGDAGTDTGTEVTFLPSEQTFSNVEFDYSTLEHRLRELAFLNSGVRIVLTDKRHSDIRRDELMYEGGLEAFVAYLDRAKKPLVHNPVSIRGEKDGITVEVAMWWNDSYHENVLCFTNNIPQRDGGTHMAGFRGALTRQVTSYADSSGITKREKVTLQGEDCREGLTAVLSVKVPDPKFSSQTKDKLVSSEVRPVVESLVNEALSTWFEEHPSEAKILVGKVVEAAAAREAARKARELTRRKGALDISSLPGKLADCSERDPAKSEVFLVEGDSAGGSAKQGRSRENQAILPLRGKILNVERARFDKMLSSQEIGTLITALGTSIGKDEFNADKLRYHKIIIMTDADVDGAHIRTLLLTFFFRQMPELIERGHLYIAQPPLYKVTRGKSTQYLKDEKALEDYLISMGLEEASLALASGEVRAGQDLREVINDALRLRSLMDGLHSRYNRAIVEQAAIAGALNVELNGRRDEYQDVAAEVARRLDVIAEETERGWTGTVTAEGGLKLERMVRGVKEVAILDMALIGSSDARHIDQLTAKLKEVYSEPPVLRRRDGTQDISGPRALLDAIFAAGRKGLSMQRYKGLGEMNAEQLWETTLDPNVRSLLQVRVADATDADGLFSRLMGDEVEPRRDFIQENALSVANLDI
- a CDS encoding helix-turn-helix domain-containing protein, whose translation is MTPFGEAMRELRRKKGVSQKQMAAAIGVSAAYLSALEHGKRGAPSFDFLQRVAGYFNVIWDEADELFRIADISDPKVVLDTSGLPPGHTAFANRLSGQIRGLSEETIRALEDILEKATIPDNDRG
- the secB gene encoding protein-export chaperone SecB, producing the protein MTTDTASTGNGGTQQSPALNILAQYVKDLSFENPGAPRSLQARERAPSININVNVNANPLAENDFDVVLSLNAEAKDGDKVLFNVELAYGGVFRVSGFPQEHMLPLLFIECPRLLFPFARQIVSDATRNGGFPPLMIDPIDFAQMFAQRMAEEKVRAQVANSNDTAN
- a CDS encoding Smr/MutS family protein, which encodes MAREKKLSPEDRILWGKVARSTRPMPGRLEDLADLLGESEEVAPAAPDSSKVATTPHEKAEPGFTLSKGKAERRHHPLERPVKRKLAKGRVALEARIDLHGMIQSEAHGLLLQFLLKAHERGLRHVLVITGKGTSLGSDGALKRAVPLWFSLPEFRPLISSYEPAARSHGGEGALYVRLARAKGSAT